In Candidatus Neomarinimicrobiota bacterium, a genomic segment contains:
- a CDS encoding heavy-metal-associated domain-containing protein yields the protein MSKIKLVVLSIFIIGIGIHSNQLLASGKGDSDIETTVIKIEGMSCSFCAKTAEKSMTSAEGVESVKLDLDSGLATVTYDKQKTNPEKIASTVKKDTRFDSEVVTAESKETK from the coding sequence ATGAGTAAAATTAAATTAGTTGTCCTTTCTATATTTATTATTGGTATCGGCATTCATTCAAATCAATTACTCGCTTCGGGAAAAGGTGATAGCGATATTGAGACTACAGTTATTAAAATAGAAGGTATGAGCTGCAGCTTTTGCGCAAAGACGGCTGAAAAGTCAATGACATCTGCCGAAGGTGTTGAATCCGTTAAACTCGATCTTGACTCCGGTTTAGCTACTGTTACCTACGACAAGCAAAAAACAAATCCTGAAAAAATTGCCTCTACCGTGAAAAAAGATACCCGTTTTGACAGCGAAGTAGTTACTGCGGAGAGTAAAGAAACAAAATAA